The Prevotella herbatica genome contains the following window.
ATTTGCTAATTTCATTCTTGCTGATGAGATTAACCGTGCTCCAGCTAAGGTTCAGAGTGCTCTTCTTGAAGCAATGCAAGAGCATCAGGTCACTATTGGTGATCATACATTTGCTTTGCCAAAACCTTTCTTGGTTATGGCAACTCAAAACCCAATTGAACAAGAAGGCACATATCAGTTGCCTGAGGCTCAGATTGACCGTTTTATGCTAAAGGTAGTGATTGATTACCCTACAATAGAAGAGGAAAAACTTATCATTCGTGAGAATATCAACGGAAGTCTTCCTACTGTTACAGCTGTAACTTCAGCAAAGGAAATAATGGCCGCTCGTGATGTTGTCAACAAAGTTTATATTGATGAGAAAATAGCCCAATATATTGCTGATATCGTTTTTGCAAGTCGTTATCCTGAGCGTTATGGACTTTCTGAATTGAAGGGAATGATTACTTATGGAGGTTCTCCACGTGCAAGTATCAACTTAGCTAAGGCAAGTAGAGCTTATGCTTTTATAAAGCACCGCGGTTATGTTGTTCCTGAAGATGTACGTGCTGTTGTTCATGACGTTATGCGTCATCGCATTGGTCTTTCTTACGAAGCAGAGGCTAGTAATGTTTCTTCAGAGGAAATCGTATCAAAGATTGTAAACAAGGTTGAAGTTCCATAATTCGTACTTTGCAATCTAAAGAAAACAAGAACAAAGGATTAAGTTAATGGAAACATCTGAAATCATAAAGAAAGTAAGGAAGGTAGAGATAAAAACTCGCGGACTGAGTCAAAACATCTTTGCTGGTCAGTATCATTCTGCCTTTAAAGGTAGAGGTATGGCTTTCAGCGAAGTGCGTGAGTATCAGTATGGCGATGATGTACGCGATATTGATTGGAATGTAACTGCCCGTTTTCATCATCCTTACGTCAAGGTGTTTGAGGAAGAAAGAGAGCTTACTGTCATGTTACTTGTTGACGTGAGCGGTTCACTTGACTTCGGTACTATTCACCAAACAAAACGTGACATGGTAACCGAGATTGCTGCAACTCTGGCATTCAGTGCCATTCAGAATAATGATAA
Protein-coding sequences here:
- a CDS encoding AAA family ATPase — protein: MAETIDIRELNIMIEQQSGFITNLVAGMDKVIVGQKHLVDSLLISLLSDGHILLEGVPGLAKTLAIKTLAQLIDADFSRIQFTPDLLPADVIGTQIYSQKDETFHVKKGPVFANFILADEINRAPAKVQSALLEAMQEHQVTIGDHTFALPKPFLVMATQNPIEQEGTYQLPEAQIDRFMLKVVIDYPTIEEEKLIIRENINGSLPTVTAVTSAKEIMAARDVVNKVYIDEKIAQYIADIVFASRYPERYGLSELKGMITYGGSPRASINLAKASRAYAFIKHRGYVVPEDVRAVVHDVMRHRIGLSYEAEASNVSSEEIVSKIVNKVEVP